In Gimesia benthica, a single window of DNA contains:
- a CDS encoding DUF58 domain-containing protein has product MNTYLNPEIAGSLTGIGFKARQPVEGSIAGLHRSPLHGLSPEFADYRSYTPGDDLKNLDWKAYARSDRFYIKRFEEESNLRAVFIVDSSASMKYGGPDFSKYDCAATIAVSLSSVLLKQRDAVGLAILNDRVQEDLRTGSTASHLAKFMEVLQQTKLQGETDIGPAVAQVADQIYRRGIVVVLSDLLTPLDRFYESLGKLQYAGHEVIVMHVLHRDEVELPFKDSVIFKDIEGEEEIFAEPWAFHKAYQAAMEEFIQETRQRCQFCGIDYLQIFTDANLSRVLSSYLHNRQFAGAKTHRGRMASLGGSTGSDNQTLDSPALDPRAGQSSESE; this is encoded by the coding sequence TTGAACACATACTTAAATCCTGAGATCGCTGGCAGTCTGACCGGGATTGGGTTCAAGGCCCGCCAACCGGTTGAGGGTTCGATAGCTGGCCTGCACCGCAGTCCCCTGCACGGTCTCTCTCCGGAATTTGCCGACTATCGCAGCTACACACCCGGTGATGATTTGAAGAACCTGGACTGGAAAGCGTATGCCCGTTCGGACCGGTTTTATATTAAACGTTTTGAAGAAGAGTCGAATTTACGTGCCGTCTTTATTGTCGATTCTTCAGCCTCGATGAAGTACGGCGGTCCTGACTTTTCCAAGTATGATTGTGCAGCAACAATCGCCGTCTCGCTGTCATCTGTTTTATTGAAACAGCGTGATGCGGTCGGACTGGCGATACTTAATGATCGTGTTCAGGAAGATCTGCGGACAGGGAGTACTGCCTCCCATCTGGCCAAATTCATGGAAGTGCTGCAGCAGACCAAACTCCAGGGAGAAACCGACATTGGTCCGGCTGTCGCCCAGGTCGCGGATCAGATTTACCGTCGAGGCATTGTTGTGGTCCTGTCTGATCTCCTGACACCACTGGATCGATTTTACGAGTCGCTGGGCAAGCTGCAATACGCAGGACATGAGGTGATTGTGATGCACGTACTGCACCGTGATGAGGTTGAGCTTCCATTCAAAGATTCTGTGATCTTCAAGGATATCGAGGGCGAAGAAGAGATCTTTGCCGAACCATGGGCCTTTCATAAGGCGTATCAGGCAGCCATGGAAGAGTTTATTCAGGAGACGCGCCAGCGCTGTCAGTTTTGTGGTATCGACTATCTGCAGATATTTACCGACGCCAATTTGAGCAGGGTTTTGAGCAGCTATTTACACAATCGACAGTTTGCAGGAGCGAAAACACATCGGGGACGAATGGCGTCTCTCGGTGGATCTACCGGTTCAGATAATCAGACATTAGACTCCCCTGCTCTCGATCCCAGAGCAGGTCAATCATCAGAAAGTGAGTAA
- a CDS encoding AAA family ATPase — protein MKTAPDMAALEKLKAAQERIREQIRTVVVGQDDVVEQLLVSILAGGHCILEGVPGLAKTLLVSTLAKSLSLDFGRIQFTPDLMPADITGTDVIYEDRQTGTREFRFIEGPIFTNLLLADEINRTPPKTQAALLQGMQEKNISAGTKHYQLPRPFFVLATQNPIEQEGTYPLPEAQLDRFLMKIIVRYPTRDEERQIYKTVTGEEQSEPAATLTGEEVLELQHLVRRVPISDFLVDYTMDLIRATRRDSEDALEFINRWVLWGAGPRGGQSLILAAKARAALYGRPEVSVEDLQAVAKAVLRHRIVLSYNAESEGQTPDTVIEKLIAETPLHQSTAGKDGQFEHILKS, from the coding sequence ATGAAAACAGCACCAGATATGGCAGCTTTGGAGAAGCTCAAAGCCGCTCAGGAACGGATTCGCGAACAGATTCGCACGGTCGTAGTTGGTCAGGATGATGTCGTCGAGCAGTTGCTGGTCAGCATTCTTGCGGGGGGACACTGTATTCTGGAAGGAGTCCCGGGCCTGGCGAAGACGTTGCTGGTCTCTACGCTGGCTAAAAGTCTGTCGCTGGACTTTGGTCGTATCCAGTTCACTCCCGACCTGATGCCCGCCGATATTACCGGGACCGATGTGATTTACGAAGATCGACAGACTGGAACGCGTGAGTTCCGGTTTATAGAAGGGCCGATTTTCACCAATCTGTTGCTGGCAGATGAAATTAACCGGACACCTCCCAAAACACAGGCGGCTTTACTGCAGGGGATGCAGGAAAAGAACATTTCCGCAGGGACGAAACATTACCAGCTCCCCCGGCCGTTTTTTGTGCTTGCAACCCAGAACCCGATTGAACAGGAAGGAACCTACCCCCTTCCCGAGGCGCAGCTGGACCGGTTTCTGATGAAGATTATCGTCCGGTATCCCACTCGCGATGAAGAAAGACAGATTTATAAAACAGTGACTGGAGAAGAACAGTCGGAGCCGGCAGCCACCTTGACGGGAGAAGAAGTGCTGGAACTCCAGCATCTGGTACGCCGGGTTCCCATCAGCGATTTTCTGGTGGATTACACCATGGACCTGATCCGGGCGACACGCCGCGACAGCGAAGATGCTCTGGAGTTCATTAATCGCTGGGTACTCTGGGGAGCGGGGCCACGTGGCGGCCAGTCGCTGATTCTGGCAGCCAAGGCCCGGGCTGCTCTGTATGGTCGACCTGAAGTCTCTGTGGAAGATCTGCAGGCGGTTGCCAAGGCAGTTTTGCGCCACCGGATTGTTCTGTCTTACAACGCCGAGTCGGAAGGCCAGACTCCGGATACCGTAATTGAAAAACTGATCGCGGAAACTCCATTACACCAGAGCACTGCCGGAAAGGATGGTCAGTTTGAACACATACTTAAATCCTGA
- a CDS encoding prenyltransferase/squalene oxidase repeat-containing protein, whose amino-acid sequence MSISVIIRIVAGGLFLLCSFTQIQAQEILPRHVTPATVKSIQRGLDYLAKQQTTSGSFQTTQDGSTYPVSMTSLAGIAFLANGNTSTRGPYADQVRKATEYVLSQAQQNGLIAAGAENGRPMYGHGFSLLFLSSVYGMETDAKVRARIAKVVKDGIQLTSSGQSPLGGWIYTPGGGDEGSVTVTQMQGLRAAHNAGFTVPKGTIQNAVRYLELCQTPEGGIRYSYHSGNDTRLPISAAAITCLYSAGEYESPLAEECMEYVYGQFKNRKSGFQSGHYFYLNLYASQAFYQAGDDYWDAYFPGQRDSLIKSQASNGSWNGDGVGPIFGTSVALIVLQLPYKFLPIYQR is encoded by the coding sequence ATGAGTATTTCTGTAATCATCAGGATTGTTGCCGGTGGGCTGTTTCTGCTGTGTAGCTTTACGCAGATCCAGGCGCAGGAAATACTGCCCCGGCACGTCACTCCAGCAACCGTCAAGTCAATTCAACGGGGGCTCGACTATCTGGCGAAACAGCAGACAACCAGTGGCAGTTTTCAAACAACCCAGGATGGTAGTACCTATCCCGTCTCGATGACTTCGCTGGCAGGAATTGCCTTTCTGGCCAATGGAAATACGTCGACCCGAGGCCCTTATGCCGATCAGGTGCGGAAAGCGACCGAGTATGTGCTGAGTCAGGCCCAGCAAAACGGTCTGATCGCAGCCGGCGCGGAAAATGGGCGCCCCATGTACGGGCATGGATTTTCGTTGCTGTTTCTCTCCAGCGTATATGGGATGGAGACAGACGCAAAAGTCCGCGCCCGGATTGCCAAAGTGGTCAAGGATGGAATCCAGTTGACCTCTTCGGGACAGAGCCCTTTAGGAGGCTGGATTTATACCCCGGGGGGAGGAGATGAAGGCAGTGTGACCGTCACCCAGATGCAGGGACTCCGGGCTGCGCACAATGCAGGCTTTACCGTACCCAAGGGGACAATTCAGAATGCGGTCCGGTATCTGGAACTCTGTCAGACACCTGAGGGAGGAATCCGCTACTCATATCATTCTGGTAATGATACCCGTCTGCCGATATCCGCTGCTGCAATTACCTGTCTCTATTCCGCCGGGGAATATGAATCACCGCTGGCCGAAGAATGTATGGAATATGTTTACGGACAGTTCAAAAATCGAAAAAGTGGATTTCAGTCGGGACATTATTTTTATTTGAACCTCTATGCCTCGCAGGCGTTTTACCAGGCAGGCGATGATTATTGGGATGCCTACTTCCCGGGGCAGCGCGACAGTCTCATCAAATCACAGGCATCCAACGGCAGTTGGAACGGCGATGGAGTCGGTCCCATTTTTGGAACCAGCGTCGCCTTAATCGTTTTACAACTGCCTTATAAGTTTTTGCCAATATATCAACGTTAA
- a CDS encoding SIMPL domain-containing protein, translated as MCGKLLLSQIRSLFLLTLALPCFAQLSPVAAEGETGITVVGTGIVEQKPTVVEMTGLVIGQGQLAGDAVTKYHGNRRRAEDAFKNLKIPGLVIQGDGMSLYSSLNASQMQAMMRGMAVNNTQSQELSVSETLKLRLTGVDKLSPEELLEIIVRIVDAGKDAGVVIGNDTTPMVPGTYNASKARNTMVAFKIQNVEDLKNKAYAKALEDARSQAEALAKLAGGKLGKVVAINTVDPNQKSSDSSSQMLAQYLAVLGMGGGQSEEQSSALLKAIPVSAVVRVTYALE; from the coding sequence ATGTGTGGTAAGTTACTCCTGTCACAAATTCGAAGCTTGTTTTTACTGACGCTGGCTCTGCCCTGCTTTGCTCAACTGTCACCAGTCGCTGCTGAAGGTGAAACCGGGATTACCGTTGTAGGGACTGGTATTGTTGAACAGAAACCAACGGTCGTCGAAATGACCGGACTGGTCATCGGTCAGGGCCAACTGGCGGGAGATGCTGTTACCAAGTATCACGGAAATCGACGCCGGGCCGAGGATGCATTTAAAAATCTGAAGATACCTGGACTGGTCATTCAGGGGGATGGGATGTCACTCTACTCGTCCTTAAATGCCAGTCAGATGCAGGCCATGATGCGGGGCATGGCTGTGAATAATACGCAGTCTCAGGAGTTATCGGTCTCAGAAACACTCAAGTTACGTCTGACGGGAGTTGATAAGCTGAGCCCCGAAGAACTGCTGGAAATCATCGTTCGGATTGTTGATGCCGGCAAAGATGCGGGAGTGGTGATTGGTAATGATACGACTCCCATGGTGCCGGGGACTTATAATGCTTCAAAAGCACGCAACACGATGGTTGCCTTTAAAATTCAAAACGTGGAAGACTTGAAAAACAAAGCTTATGCCAAGGCCCTGGAAGATGCACGCTCTCAGGCGGAGGCACTGGCAAAACTGGCAGGTGGCAAACTCGGGAAAGTTGTGGCCATTAATACGGTGGATCCAAACCAAAAGAGCAGCGACAGTTCCAGTCAGATGCTGGCACAATATCTGGCTGTGCTGGGGATGGGGGGCGGTCAGTCCGAGGAGCAGTCCTCTGCACTATTGAAAGCGATCCCTGTCTCTGCCGTCGTTCGCGTTACTTATGCTCTCGAATGA
- a CDS encoding outer membrane protein assembly factor BamB family protein, whose amino-acid sequence MDKGAPIICLQFINDRFTLIIGWLILPTLLLIPRELPGQVAVEVGVAEAAVQPPETSPHKIPGFSISVDEKKLNLLDDFERYVRHQMWEKALTTIKDLSASQSSSALLPTQDGFLIDANQRIFRALTSLPPEGREAYRLFYDGKARKEFAELSEKHPLYSADAEKRATEIYYQYFLTSIGDEVADLLGNQAFERGDFLQAAEYWRSILEHHPDTSLPELDLNVKHALALIRGARTERAAAAIEVIAQQFPGQKVTLGGNALDPVPYLRSLLPQQNVSSVASSKSNDPKSVSQSFQLPESDSQPHWQLHFLDQSVEQALQNSQSDYYGRSKSYATYVPPIAVDQQHAYINYYGVCFGLDLKSGKLLWRNAKFKDLGNHLNNYSFHQSSHLNQYHIAVSGDYVLATLIPQKEMNRYRACFRLVAYQKKTGKEVWQTSVNNESYICEPLVVAEQIYTISHQQNSKQLNLSCLSLKTGKKEWGIPLGSVVAGSSTNGMEDMPSPVLKLNGESLLVLTNNGALFDISLSGRSINWVFRYPYPMNQTTSNYYYAAAKEEVQLHSRGQMYCDNNLLYFKEEGASEVYALDLAAKKVVWKRPIKAAAQLVGIDDQNVYLLSRELEALNRETSRLNWAVSLPIAAGGLSAVIDPQHAWIFTSRGVFEISKSNGDILDIYRGHDLSSLGGTIRLKQGLMLCISNQAVTAYPSTPAGKQKSKETPTSEP is encoded by the coding sequence TTGGATAAAGGTGCGCCCATTATCTGTTTACAGTTCATAAATGATCGATTCACGCTCATCATCGGCTGGCTGATACTGCCAACTCTGCTGCTGATTCCCAGAGAGCTTCCCGGGCAAGTCGCTGTCGAAGTTGGCGTGGCCGAGGCTGCAGTGCAGCCCCCCGAGACGTCCCCGCACAAGATTCCGGGTTTCAGTATTTCTGTCGATGAAAAGAAACTGAATCTGCTGGATGACTTTGAACGCTATGTGCGTCATCAGATGTGGGAAAAAGCACTGACGACGATCAAGGATCTGTCTGCTTCTCAATCCAGTTCCGCCCTGCTCCCGACTCAGGATGGTTTTCTGATTGATGCCAATCAGCGGATCTTTCGAGCCCTGACTTCACTTCCACCAGAAGGGCGAGAAGCATATCGACTCTTCTATGATGGCAAAGCCCGCAAGGAGTTTGCTGAGCTCTCGGAAAAACATCCGCTGTATTCCGCTGATGCCGAAAAGCGGGCAACCGAGATTTATTACCAGTATTTTTTGACATCGATTGGTGATGAAGTCGCTGACCTGCTGGGAAATCAGGCTTTTGAACGGGGAGATTTTCTTCAGGCGGCCGAATACTGGCGCTCGATTCTCGAGCATCATCCTGATACCAGCCTGCCGGAACTGGATTTGAATGTAAAGCATGCGCTGGCGTTGATCCGAGGCGCACGAACAGAACGGGCTGCTGCAGCAATTGAAGTGATCGCGCAACAGTTTCCTGGTCAGAAAGTGACCCTGGGAGGCAATGCCCTTGATCCGGTACCTTATTTGAGGTCTTTACTGCCGCAGCAGAATGTGTCTTCTGTTGCTTCTTCGAAATCCAATGACCCAAAGTCGGTCTCTCAGTCATTCCAGTTACCCGAATCTGATTCTCAACCGCACTGGCAGTTGCATTTTCTGGATCAGAGTGTGGAACAGGCGCTGCAGAATTCTCAATCAGATTATTACGGCCGCAGCAAATCGTATGCAACCTACGTTCCTCCCATAGCCGTTGATCAGCAGCATGCCTATATAAACTACTATGGCGTCTGTTTTGGTCTCGATTTGAAGTCCGGGAAGCTGCTCTGGAGGAACGCTAAGTTCAAGGATCTGGGAAATCATTTAAACAACTATAGTTTTCATCAGTCCAGCCATCTGAATCAGTATCATATTGCCGTGAGTGGAGATTATGTACTCGCGACTCTGATCCCTCAGAAGGAAATGAACCGCTACCGTGCCTGTTTTCGGCTGGTTGCCTATCAGAAAAAGACGGGCAAAGAAGTCTGGCAAACCAGTGTGAATAACGAAAGCTATATCTGTGAACCTCTGGTTGTTGCAGAGCAGATTTATACAATCTCGCACCAGCAAAACAGTAAACAACTCAATTTGAGTTGCCTGTCGTTGAAGACGGGAAAGAAGGAGTGGGGGATTCCCCTGGGATCTGTCGTGGCAGGCAGCTCTACAAACGGGATGGAAGACATGCCCTCTCCCGTGCTCAAACTGAATGGAGAGTCACTTCTGGTACTCACCAATAATGGAGCACTGTTTGATATATCCCTGTCTGGCAGGTCTATCAACTGGGTATTCCGTTATCCCTATCCCATGAATCAGACGACTTCCAATTATTACTATGCAGCTGCCAAAGAGGAAGTACAACTGCATTCCAGAGGGCAGATGTACTGCGATAACAATCTGCTTTATTTTAAAGAAGAAGGGGCCAGCGAGGTCTATGCCCTGGATCTGGCTGCCAAGAAAGTGGTCTGGAAACGCCCCATCAAAGCGGCTGCTCAACTGGTGGGAATTGATGATCAAAATGTCTATCTGCTCTCCAGGGAACTGGAGGCCTTGAATCGCGAAACGAGCCGTCTGAACTGGGCGGTTTCTCTGCCTATCGCGGCAGGAGGCTTGAGTGCCGTCATTGATCCGCAGCACGCCTGGATATTTACCAGCCGGGGAGTCTTCGAGATTTCAAAATCAAATGGGGATATTCTTGATATCTATCGAGGGCACGATCTGAGTTCGTTGGGAGGGACGATCAGACTGAAACAGGGATTAATGCTTTGTATTTCCAATCAGGCTGTGACCGCATACCCCTCCACTCCCGCTGGAAAACAGAAGTCAAAAGAAACACCAACATCAGAACCTTAA